The genomic window GATAGAAATACGGAACGGCATTATGATACTTATCCGACATATGTTAAGCAAATACACTCTGTATGAATGTTTTGGTTAATTTTATTACCCGTTTTCTATTGTTTTTTCAATATTTTACGTAACTTTGCGCATTGTAATATTTCTCTTGCCAAGAAAACGAGCCGTATGCTCAACAATTTTTATTGTATTACAAAACGCCTTCAAAATCCATTTTTAAAAACATCCGGTTTTAAATTGTCAATAAGAATATCTCCAACGGTATCCTGCCGCTGTATTGACAGTTCATGGATCTTTTCCGGTACTTTTCTTTTTAAGAGAAATATCGGGAAGGGATAGCATCTGACAATCAGAATTATATATAAATCCTGAAAGTGATCTGTTCAACAATCATGCCGGCATTTGAAACATTTTCCTTTGGAGAAAACAGTTTTTTATCATACGGACGGGTACTTTCCCATATTTTGATTATCTTTGCAATGTGTAATATTTCTCTTAAAAAGAGAAGCAGGAACGGCACAGCCTTTGTCCGTTATTCTACGTGCCGCATCCGTCCCCGTTATAAGGATTTGAGTATGATGTCGTTTGCCTTGTCCACTTGTGAGGTGTCCAGCGAGGCGAGGTAGATTCTGGTCGTGTTTTCCGAATCATGTCCCATCGCCTCGCTGATGGTTGCCAGCGGCACATTCTTGCTTCTGGCAATACTCGCCCATGCATGGCGCGCTACATACATGGTGAGCGGCATGCCGAGCCCGAGCCGTTTCCCGAGTTCCTTGAGTTTTCCGTTGATGAAATGCGCTGCGCTCCTGTACTGCCGCACGGCATCCTTGGCCGTATCCCTGATGACCGGAAAAAGGTAGGGGCTGTCATTGTGGCCATACCTGTCCAGGATCTCCTGCATGGGCTTCTCCCATTTAATGGACAGACGCCGGCCGGTCTTCCGCCTGCGGTAGGTCAGCACGCCGCTCTTCAGATCTGCCTTTTTCAGGTAGGCGATGTCGACGAACGACATGCCCCGAGTATAAAAGCTCAGCATGAACATGTCCCTGGCGTATTCCATGCCCGGGGAAAGGCGCAGGTCCAGGTCACGTATCATGCGGACCGCTTTCAATGGAACAGCACGTTTTACGGTCTTGTCTATTCCGGTGTAGACATGCTTGAAAGGGCTGCGCTGTACCGTCAGTTCCCTGTCCACCGCACGGTTGTAGACGGCACGCAGGTTCCGCATGTAATAGGAGGTGCTGTTCGGACATATCCCCTTGTCCTTCAGCCATGCCTCGTATTCCAGCATGAGGGTGGAGCCGATATCCTCCAGCGGGATGTCGCCGTCCCTGCCCCGGAAGTGCGTGAAGCTGTTCAGTACGGTGGTGTACCTCTCGGCGGTGCGCTTCTTGCCGACACGCTCCAGTTCCTCCACGAGCCTCTTTCCGAAGGCCATGAAATTATGGCTGTCCTCAGGGGGCGGGTTGTGAAAAAGTTCGACAACCCTGCCGGCGGGATAGGTACCGCCGGAACGTTCCAGTCCGGCGATGATACTTTCCAGACGGCGGATGTCTTTTTCCATCCGCTCCTTTAACGCGAGCAGGAGGCTTCTTCTGGCATCACCGGATACCGGCAGTATGATTTCCGACGTGCGTCCGTCCCATTCCGAAGGGAACAGCCTGTAACCGGTGTTTATCTGGCGCGCCACCCTTCCGTGGATGACCTGGAAATAGAGCGTCCCCTCCCTGCCTT from Parabacteroides distasonis ATCC 8503 includes these protein-coding regions:
- a CDS encoding tyrosine-type recombinase/integrase yields the protein MATIKTKFRSSSVEGREGTLYFQVIHGRVARQINTGYRLFPSEWDGRTSEIILPVSGDARRSLLLALKERMEKDIRRLESIIAGLERSGGTYPAGRVVELFHNPPPEDSHNFMAFGKRLVEELERVGKKRTAERYTTVLNSFTHFRGRDGDIPLEDIGSTLMLEYEAWLKDKGICPNSTSYYMRNLRAVYNRAVDRELTVQRSPFKHVYTGIDKTVKRAVPLKAVRMIRDLDLRLSPGMEYARDMFMLSFYTRGMSFVDIAYLKKADLKSGVLTYRRRKTGRRLSIKWEKPMQEILDRYGHNDSPYLFPVIRDTAKDAVRQYRSAAHFINGKLKELGKRLGLGMPLTMYVARHAWASIARSKNVPLATISEAMGHDSENTTRIYLASLDTSQVDKANDIILKSL